From the Kiritimatiellaceae bacterium genome, one window contains:
- a CDS encoding PEP-CTERM sorting domain-containing protein yields MKKVLAMIAVALVAGAANATLLVSYNFFGAGATGPTGPTNGAPFSTQATGIASNNLTRGAGLGMGLSTNRFIATGWNTSDFTLDGAIASNDYFQGFVAATSGNAVNLSNLQYRAIANNANGPTNFVLKISSVNTDAAFLTAWATTTKVLQPVGTGSGLTLSFDLAGNGVTSGTVYYRIYGWRSTTVPSSNASGILGMTSTTVTTDGGLAGYGDGNQDFIIQGTVVPEPATIGMLGLGALCTLLMRRLRRS; encoded by the coding sequence ATGAAAAAAGTATTAGCAATGATAGCGGTGGCGCTGGTCGCAGGTGCGGCCAATGCGACCCTGCTGGTCTCGTATAACTTCTTCGGCGCGGGAGCAACCGGGCCGACTGGGCCGACAAATGGGGCTCCTTTTTCCACTCAGGCCACAGGGATTGCCTCAAACAATCTGACTCGCGGAGCAGGACTTGGAATGGGCCTGTCAACCAACAGGTTTATAGCTACCGGCTGGAACACCTCTGACTTCACCTTGGACGGTGCCATAGCGTCTAACGACTATTTTCAGGGCTTTGTCGCTGCGACCAGCGGCAACGCGGTCAATCTGAGCAACCTTCAGTACCGCGCAATAGCCAATAATGCGAACGGTCCGACCAACTTTGTCCTCAAAATCAGCTCGGTAAACACCGATGCAGCGTTCTTGACAGCTTGGGCCACTACAACGAAGGTGCTTCAGCCCGTTGGAACAGGCAGCGGGCTCACATTATCCTTTGATCTGGCCGGCAATGGCGTAACCAGCGGCACGGTTTATTACCGTATCTACGGCTGGAGATCGACTACGGTACCGAGCTCGAACGCTTCAGGAATTTTGGGTATGACCTCCACGACGGTTACTACCGACGGCGGCCTTGCCGGATATGGCGATGGCAACCAGGACTTCATCATTCAGGGAACTGTGGTTCCTGAGCCGGCGACGATCGGAATGCTCGGTCTGGGTGCGCTGTGTACCCTGCTGATGCGCCGTCTGCGCCGTTCATAA
- a CDS encoding LacI family DNA-binding transcriptional regulator: protein MKQSVSLKDIAKALGLNASTVSRSLSNHPRIPSATREQVKAQAEKMGYRPDPALRRLAERRWASHPAKSAASVAVVQWAQPDYGLAEFKKPLGIMIRSLGYGYEQFFVTDYPDVESAARIMEARGVVGLIVLPSKDPAAWLNFPWERFAAVQVVSGEELPTGLSMVNYDSFGTMLDAGRRVERARPASAAVCLFRQLRESATDEQDHAAALLVVERWKKARIACKAPQFFFANPDALPHMAQWLAKERVEAAIIPNSAVCLWTAANGNKILPEEIRTIALNSRSGEGFACYEHQYDHIARRAVQHLDSLIRHDERGLPALPELISIPNLWVPGAGFPE from the coding sequence ATGAAACAATCAGTCAGTCTGAAAGATATAGCGAAAGCTCTCGGGTTAAATGCTTCGACGGTTTCCCGTTCTCTTAGCAATCATCCCCGTATTCCGTCAGCGACCCGCGAGCAGGTCAAGGCTCAGGCAGAAAAGATGGGCTACCGGCCCGATCCGGCTTTACGAAGGCTGGCCGAGCGGCGCTGGGCTTCCCATCCGGCGAAGAGTGCGGCGTCGGTGGCTGTTGTTCAATGGGCACAACCGGATTACGGTTTAGCCGAATTCAAAAAGCCGCTTGGGATCATGATTCGATCGCTGGGCTACGGGTATGAACAGTTTTTCGTCACAGACTATCCGGATGTGGAGTCTGCCGCGCGGATTATGGAAGCACGCGGCGTGGTCGGCCTGATTGTTCTGCCGTCTAAAGATCCGGCGGCCTGGCTGAATTTTCCGTGGGAACGGTTTGCCGCCGTTCAGGTGGTGTCCGGCGAGGAACTGCCCACCGGACTTTCCATGGTTAACTACGATTCGTTCGGAACCATGCTGGACGCCGGACGGCGGGTGGAGCGGGCGCGTCCGGCCTCGGCGGCCGTGTGTCTGTTCCGCCAGCTGCGCGAGTCGGCGACCGACGAGCAGGATCATGCGGCGGCTCTGCTGGTGGTGGAACGGTGGAAAAAAGCCCGTATCGCCTGTAAAGCGCCTCAGTTTTTTTTCGCCAATCCGGACGCTTTACCGCATATGGCCCAGTGGCTTGCCAAAGAGCGCGTTGAGGCGGCCATTATTCCCAATTCCGCTGTCTGTCTCTGGACAGCGGCCAACGGGAATAAAATTCTTCCCGAAGAAATCAGGACGATCGCCCTGAACAGCCGGTCTGGAGAGGGTTTTGCCTGTTACGAACATCAGTACGATCACATTGCGCGACGCGCTGTGCAGCACCTTGACAGTCTGATCCGCCATGACGAACGCGGACTGCCCGCCTTGCCGGAACTGATTTCGATTCCCAATCTCTGGGTTCCGGGTGCCGGCTTCCCGGAATAG
- a CDS encoding PEP-CTERM sorting domain-containing protein, protein MKKVLAMIAMALVAGAANATLLVEYNFWGKSVTNAAYTANLNPVDAGVASATLTVGPSLVAYWASTGARSNGFFAGNSTAKSFTDAVSSNDYFSGVVTAASGKTLTITNMQFRVTFASGSSSSNYLVRISTDAAFGLGAGTYQDSDTYTKPTVYNPGTNSFAFNGTALAAASTVYYRIYTWGSLNAANNAGFTGGGTGITGNFADQGLDGFGMNDLVIQGAVIPEPATIGMLGLGALCTLLMRRLRRS, encoded by the coding sequence ATGAAAAAAGTATTAGCAATGATAGCCATGGCGCTGGTCGCAGGTGCGGCCAATGCGACCCTGCTGGTTGAGTATAACTTTTGGGGTAAGAGCGTCACCAACGCCGCTTACACGGCTAATCTAAACCCCGTGGACGCGGGCGTTGCTTCCGCTACTTTAACCGTCGGCCCCAGCCTCGTTGCTTATTGGGCATCTACGGGCGCCAGATCTAATGGCTTTTTCGCCGGAAATTCGACAGCTAAGTCGTTCACTGATGCGGTAAGCAGTAATGACTACTTTTCTGGTGTTGTTACGGCCGCGAGCGGAAAAACCCTTACCATTACCAATATGCAATTCCGTGTAACATTTGCGAGCGGCTCCTCTTCCAGTAATTATCTTGTCCGCATCAGCACAGATGCAGCATTTGGGCTTGGGGCTGGAACCTATCAGGATTCCGACACATACACCAAACCAACAGTATACAATCCAGGAACAAATTCATTTGCCTTTAACGGCACTGCTTTAGCCGCAGCTTCCACGGTTTACTACAGAATCTACACGTGGGGATCACTGAATGCTGCCAACAATGCCGGTTTCACAGGGGGTGGTACTGGCATTACTGGAAATTTTGCTGACCAAGGCCTCGATGGATTTGGCATGAACGACTTGGTCATTCAGGGAGCCGTGATTCCTGAACCGGCCACGATTGGAATGCTCGGTCTGGGTGCGCTGTGTACTCTGCTGATGCGCCGTCTGCGCCGTTCATAA
- a CDS encoding LacI family DNA-binding transcriptional regulator, with the protein MSRMITLQQMAEALGLNASTVSRALSNHPKIKAATRQLVQAKAAEMGYRPDPALRRLADRRWASRLPAKRTASLAVVQWAQPDYGLAEFKKPIEIMIRSLGYGCEQFFVSDYPDVESAARIMEARGVVGLIVLPSKDPDAWQNFLWEQFAAVQVMSGEELPTGLSMVNYDSFGTVLDAGLRVERARPASAAVCLLRQPRESATDLQDHAAALVVTEWWKRAGIACKAPQFFTVGPNSLRGMAQWLAKERVEAAIVPNPGVGVWRSDSGRRILPEEIRIIALNRQRQTAFAGYERQLNHIARRAVQYLDSLIRHDERGRPALPELISIPSLWVPGASFPE; encoded by the coding sequence ATGAGCAGGATGATTACTTTGCAACAGATGGCCGAGGCTCTTGGGCTCAATGCGTCAACGGTTTCGCGGGCGTTGAGCAATCACCCAAAAATCAAGGCCGCCACCCGGCAGCTCGTTCAGGCCAAAGCGGCCGAAATGGGCTATCGGCCCGATCCGGCGTTGCGCCGGCTGGCCGACCGCCGCTGGGCTTCCCGTCTTCCGGCGAAGCGTACGGCGTCGCTGGCTGTTGTTCAATGGGCACAACCGGATTACGGTTTGGCCGAATTCAAAAAGCCGATTGAGATCATGATTCGCTCGCTGGGCTACGGGTGTGAACAGTTTTTTGTCTCAGACTATCCGGATGTGGAGTCTGCCGCGCGGATTATGGAAGCACGCGGCGTGGTCGGCCTGATTGTTCTGCCGTCTAAAGATCCGGACGCCTGGCAGAATTTTCTGTGGGAACAGTTTGCCGCCGTTCAGGTAATGTCCGGTGAGGAACTGCCTACCGGACTTTCCATGGTTAACTACGATTCTTTCGGAACCGTGCTGGACGCCGGATTGCGGGTGGAGCGGGCGCGTCCGGCCTCGGCGGCCGTGTGTCTGCTCCGCCAGCCGCGCGAATCAGCAACCGACTTGCAGGATCATGCGGCGGCGCTGGTGGTGACCGAGTGGTGGAAGCGGGCCGGAATCGCCTGTAAAGCGCCTCAGTTTTTCACAGTGGGCCCGAACTCTCTGCGGGGTATGGCCCAGTGGCTTGCCAAAGAGCGCGTTGAGGCGGCCATTGTTCCTAATCCGGGCGTCGGCGTCTGGAGGTCAGACAGTGGACGGCGAATTCTGCCTGAGGAAATCCGGATTATCGCCCTGAACCGGCAGCGTCAGACGGCTTTTGCTGGCTATGAGCGTCAGCTGAATCATATCGCCCGGCGTGCCGTGCAGTACCTTGACAGTCTGATCCGCCATGACGAACGCGGACGGCCCGCCTTGCCGGAACTGATTTCTATTCCCAGTCTCTGGGTTCCGGGCGCCAGCTTTCCGGAATAG
- a CDS encoding glycosyltransferase family 2 protein, with amino-acid sequence MLNGQKIVVVMPAYNAEKTLRRTYDEVMAQGVVDRIILVDDASDDKTASIAGTLDGIYMHVHPENRGYGGNQKTCYRLALEESADVVIMIHPDYQYTPALIPAMAAMIANGLYPCVLGSRILGGYALKGGMPWWKYISNRVLTLAENLLLGAKLSEYHTGYRAFSSALLSQLPLNENSDDFVFDNQMLAQILWFGHTVAEVSCPTKYFPEASSINFRRSLRYGFGCLWTGMSFRLCRLGLLRSRRFPRLV; translated from the coding sequence ATGCTCAACGGTCAAAAAATTGTCGTGGTGATGCCGGCCTATAATGCAGAGAAAACGTTGCGCCGGACGTACGACGAAGTGATGGCTCAAGGGGTTGTTGACCGGATTATTCTGGTGGACGATGCCAGCGATGATAAGACCGCTTCGATTGCCGGAACTCTTGATGGCATCTACATGCATGTTCACCCCGAAAACCGGGGCTATGGCGGAAACCAGAAAACCTGTTACCGGTTGGCGCTGGAAGAGAGTGCGGACGTTGTCATCATGATTCATCCCGATTATCAATACACCCCCGCACTCATTCCCGCGATGGCTGCTATGATCGCCAACGGTCTTTATCCGTGCGTACTCGGCTCGCGCATTCTGGGCGGCTATGCGCTCAAGGGTGGCATGCCATGGTGGAAATATATTTCCAACCGCGTCCTGACGCTGGCGGAGAACCTGCTGCTTGGCGCGAAACTTTCCGAATACCACACCGGCTACCGGGCCTTTTCCAGTGCACTTCTCAGCCAACTCCCGCTGAATGAAAATTCCGACGACTTTGTCTTCGACAATCAAATGCTGGCGCAGATTCTCTGGTTCGGACATACCGTGGCGGAAGTAAGCTGTCCGACCAAATATTTTCCGGAAGCCTCTTCGATCAACTTCCGGCGCAGTCTTCGGTACGGCTTCGGCTGCCTTTGGACGGGCATGAGCTTCCGCCTTTGCCGGCTCGGGCTGCTCCGCTCCCGCCGCTTTCCGCGTTTGGTATGA